One genomic region from Leucoraja erinacea ecotype New England unplaced genomic scaffold, Leri_hhj_1 Leri_847S, whole genome shotgun sequence encodes:
- the LOC129694886 gene encoding zinc finger protein 271-like, whose protein sequence is MEDHMTGHNKEKRYECDVCGKARQSPSHLEIHRRVHTGERPFDCSDCGKTFTQLSALQVHRRVHTGERPYECSNCGKSFKTAQELKIHQRVHTGEKPYGCSTCGKSFAQLSALQLHQRVHSGEKPYGCFTCGKSFTSVSVLQVHQQVHTGERPFECSHCGKRFNTAQYLKIHRRVHTGEKPHGCSTCGKSFAQLAGLQEHRWVHMGDKPHGCSTCGKSFARLWRLREHQQVHSSERPFSCSDCGKGFKSCKHLKVHRRMHTGERPYICSDCGKGFTHSSNLVSHQRTHTGERPFICTQCSKGFTQSSSLLSHQRTHTGERPFICTQCSKGFTQSSSLLSHQRTHTGERPFICTQCSKGFTQSSSLLSHQRTHTGERPYTCSDCGKGFICSTNQLSHQRVHNSDRPFPSPVGGERFSMASQALSHQRVHTSGQPYDCPYCGESFDSSRGLRQHRRAHVGEHQLPLRQEFQESTGAAGEPADTHQRETL, encoded by the coding sequence atggaggaccacatgacagggcacaacaaggagaagcgttatgaatgTGATGTATGTGGCAAGGCCCGGCAGTCCCCGAGCCATCTagagatccaccggcgggtgcacacgggagaacgcccctttgactgctccgactgcggcaagacCTTTACCCAATTGTCGGCGCTGCAGGTGcatcggcgggtgcacacgggggAACGCCCCTATGAATGCTCcaactgcggcaagagcttcaagacggcACAGGAATTGAAGATACACCAGcgagtgcacacgggcgagaagccctatgggtgctccacctgcggcaagagctttgcccagtTGTCGGCGCTGCAGCTGCACCAGCGCGTGCActcgggcgagaagccctatggttgcttcacctgcggcaagagctttaccaGTGTGTCGGTGCTGCAGGTGCACCAAcaggtgcacacgggagaacgcccctttgaATGCTCTCACTGCGGCAAGCGCTTCAATACGGCGCAGTATCTGAAGATACACCGGcgagtgcacacgggcgagaagccccatggctgctccacctgcgggaAGAGCTTTGCCCAGTTGGCGGGGCTCCAGGAGCACCGGTGGGTACACATGGGCGATAAGCcccatggctgctccacctgtggcaagagctttgcccggttgtggaggctgcgggagcaccagcagGTGCACAGCAGCGAGCGGCCCTtctcctgctccgactgcggcaaaggcttcaagtcgtgcaagcacctgaaggtgcacaggcgcatgcataccggggagcggccctacatctGCAGTgactgtggcaagggcttcacccattcCAGCAACCTggtgtcccaccagcgcacccacaccggggagcgccccTTCATTTGCACACAGTGCAGCAAGGGCTTCACACAGTCCAGcagcctgctgtcccaccagcgcacccacactggtgAGCGCCCCTTCATTTGCACCCAGTGCAGCAAGGGCTTCACACAGTCCAGcagcctgctgtcccaccagcgcacccacactggtgAGCGCCCCTTCATTTGCACCCAGTGCAGCAAGGGCTTCACACAGTCCAGcagcctgctgtcccaccagcgcacacacaccggcgagcgcccctacacctgcagcgactgcggcaagggttTCATCTGCTCCACCAATcagctgtcccaccagcgggtgcacaacAGCGACCGCCCCTTCCCCAGCCCGGTGGGTGGAGAGCGTTTTTCCATGGCCTCCCAAGCCTTGTCTCACCagcgcgtgcacaccagtggccagccctacgactgcccgtactgcggtgagtcgtttgacagctcgcgggggttgcggcagcaccggcgggctCACGTCGGCGAGCATCAGCTCCCACTGCGGCAAGAATTTCAAGAGAGCACGGGGGCTGCGGGAgaaccagcggatacacaccagagagagaccctttga